One window of Athalia rosae chromosome 2, iyAthRosa1.1, whole genome shotgun sequence genomic DNA carries:
- the LOC105689115 gene encoding retinol-binding protein pinta, which yields MLQTSDDYSDLTDAEREYAATVLNENETDRVEKINEMKEWITENKDLRTRNDDFYILRFLRGCKFNMKKAKMKFRNYHELRTKAPEWFSQRDPMLPELQEMFSLGVFLPLKKFDSEGRLVVIIRAAVHDPSKHKQSDVFKAGKMILELASRESRAVSLYGVFAIFDLDGVTLGHALQLPPQVIKRAVHSWQSCYPMRTNSMDFINAPSYVNFVLNVFRKFMTPKMKARVHVHSHTFKALHKKISPSILPVEYGGSDGTIKELQEYWKTMVEDNREWFIDDEKYKMIPQK from the exons atgttacaaaCCTCCGACGATTACTCGGATCTTACCGATGCCGAACGGGAATACGCTGCAACAGTtttaaacgaaaatgaaaccGATCGtgtagaaaaaatcaatgaaatgaaagaatggaTCACGGAAAACAAAGACCTTCGCACACGGAATG ATGACTTTTATATTCTGCGTTTTCTCAGAGGATGCAAATTTAAcatgaaaaaagcgaaaatgaAGTTCCGTAATTATCATGAACTCAGAACTAAGGCTCCGGAATGGTTTTCGCAAAGAGATCCCATGCTACCGGAACTACAGGAGATGTTTTCCTTAGG AGTGTTCTTACCGCTTAAAAAATTCGACAGTGAAGGACGACTCGTCGTTATTATCAGAGCTGCTGTTCATGACCCGTCTAAACACAAGCAATCTGATGTTTTCAAG GCGGGTAAAATGATTTTAGAACTAGCATCCAGAGAAAGTAGAGCGGTATCGCTCTACGGAGTATTTGCAATATTCGATTTGGACGGGGTGACATTAGGTCATGCTCTTCAGCTACCTCCGCAAGTAATAAAACGTGCCGTACATTCTTGGCAAAGTTGTTATCCGATGCGTACCAATTCAATGGATTTTATAAACGCGCCAAGTTACGTTAATTTCGTGTTAAATGTGTTCCGCAAATTCATGACTCCGAAAATGAAGGCTAGAGTTCACGTTCACAGTCATACGTTTAAAGCtttacataaaaaaatatcaccaagtATACTACCAGTTGAATACGGCGGCTCGGACGGTACGATAAAAGAATTACAAG agTACTGGAAGACGATGGTAGAGGATAATCGAGAATGGTTCATCGACGACGAGAAGTACAAGATGATTcctcaaaaatga
- the LOC105689114 gene encoding ABC transporter G family member 23 isoform X2, whose translation MLKTDGTAGGGGGLVNSITVNSNNESNLDGTMNANPIMATPGMNNVAWNRQQAVSVRHASKTYGSAKNPNHVLQNLDMTVAKGSIYGLLGASGCGKTTLLSCIVGRRRLNSGEIWVLGGKPGTKGSGVPGKRVGYMPQEIALYGEFTIRETMMYFGWIFGMATAEIVDRLKFLLQFLDLPSQNRLVKNLSGGQQRRVSFAVALMHDPELLILDEPTVGVDPLLRQSIWNHLVQITKDGNKTVIITTHYIEEARQAHMIGLMRSGRLLAEQSPGTLLTMYHCASLEDVFLKLSRKQGQYSQPTTELNISNNISLASLNWGKRDEPVYVTEESGVVGLNFHQSKEVLVHDTTNGVGSLYDLNGKPLPGVKGDTSVECDDCGDFTDCYKITSPGKIRALLQKNFLRMWRNVGVMLFIFALPVMQVILFCLAIGRDPTGLKIAIVNHEMTWGNLSCPVEEKECSFERLSCRYIKFLNNDTMTKEYYPDAESAMDAVRQGEAWGALYFTENFTDALVARMVLGRDAEEESLDQSEIRVWLDMSNQQIGLMLARSLQYTYRDFAKNLLELCEQNTKLADVPIQFKDPIYGSNEPSFTDFVAPGVILTIVFFLAVALTSSALIIERMEGLLDRSWVAGVSPGEILFSHVVTQFVVMCGQTTLVLIFMILVFGVECKGDIGWVIILTILQGLCGMCFGFVISAICELERNAIQLALGSFYPTLLLSGVIWPIEGMPTVLRYISQGLPLTMATTSLRSMLTRGWSIGEPDVYNGFISTIIWIVVFLTISMLVLKFKRG comes from the exons ATGCTAAAAAC cgATGGTACGGCGGGAGGTGGCGGCGGTTTGGTGAATTCGATCACGGTGAATTCCAACAACGAATCGAATCTCGACGGGACGATGAACGCGAATCCTATAATGGCCACACCAGGGATGAACAACGTTGCCTGGAATCGGCAACAAGCCGTCAGCGTTCGACACGCGTCCAAAACCTACGGAAGCGCGAAAAATCCAAATCACGTATTGCAAAACCTCGACATGACCGTCGCTAAGGGATCCAT ATACGGACTCCTCGGGGCGAGTGGTTGCGGCAAGACGACACTTTTGTCCTGCATCGTCGGTCGGCGAAGGCTGAATTCCGGTGAAATTTGGGTGCTGGGCGGAAAACCTGGTACGAAAGGGTCCGGAGTCCCGGGAAAACGCGTTGGTTACATGCCCCAAGAAATAGCACTTTACGGAGAATTCACCATCAGAGAAACGATGATGTACTTCGGATGGATATTCGGAATGGCAACGGCGGAAATCGTCGACAGGCTCAAATTTTTACTACAATTTTTAGATCTACCTTCTCAAAATCGACTCGTCAAAAATCTCAG TGGTGGACAACAGAGGCGGGTATCCTTTGCAGTTGCACTAATGCACGATCCAGAACTTTTGATTTTGGACGAACCTACCGTCGGGGTTGACCCTCTCCTCAGGCAAAG TATTTGGAATCATCTGGTCCAGATCACCAAAGATGGAAACAAAACTGTCATCATAACTACTCATTACATCGAAGAAGCTAGACAGGCGCATATG ATCGGTTTGATGAGGAGCGGTAGATTATTGGCCGAACAATCTCCGGGGACACTTTTGACCATGTATCATTGTGCCTCCCTCGAAGACGTGTTCCTCAAATTGTCGCGAAAACAAGGACAATATTCTCAACCCACGACGGAATTGAATATCTCGAATAATATCAGCCTG GCGTCCCTGAATTGGGGTAAAAGAGACGAGCCAGTTTATGTTACCGAGGAATCTGGAGTCGTAGGTCTCAATTTCCATCAAAGTAAAGAGGTCCTTGTTCACGACACGACAAACGGCGTTGGAAGTCTGTACGAC TTGAACGGAAAACCGCTTCCAGGAGTGAAAGGAGACACTTCGGTAGAATGCGACGACTGCGGCGATTTTACCGATTGCTACAAGATCACAAGTCCTGGTAAAATACGAGCTCTATTGCAGAAGAATTTCTTAAGGATGTGGAGAAATGTCGG TGTGATGCTCTTCATATTCGCACTGCCAGTTATGCAGGTAATCCTGTTCTGTCTCGCGATTGGAAGGGATCCAACGGGACTGAAAATTGCCATAGTTAATCACGAAATGACCTGGGGAAATTTGAGTTGTCCCGTAGAGGAAAAGGAGTGTAGTTTCGAACGATTGAGTTGCCGATATATAAAATTCCTCAATAACGATACAATGACAAAA GAATATTATCCAGACGCTGAATCGGCCATGGACGCTGTTCGTCAAGGGGAAGCTTGGGGAGCTCTTTACTTCACGGAAAACTTTACGGACGCCTTAGTCGCCCGAATGGTCCTTGGAAGGGACGCTGAAGAGGAAAGTCTTGACCAAAGTGAAATCAGAGTCTGGCTGGACATGTCCA ATCAGCAAATCGGTTTGATGTTGGCCAGAAGTCTTCAGTACACGTACAGAGACTTTGCGAAGAATCTATTGGAACTTTGCGAACAAAACACGAAGTTAGCGGACGTCCCCATTCAGTTCAAGGACCCCATTTACGGCTCGAACGAACCCAGTTTCACGGATTTCGTTGCACCCGGTGTTATCCTAAC GATCGTGTTTTTCTTGGCCGTTGCTCTTACCTCGTCGGCATTGATCATCGAGAGAATGGAGGGTCTTTTGGACAGAAGTTGGGTCGCAGGAGTTTCACcgggtgaaattttattctctcacGTGGTAACGCAGTTCGTTGTCATGTGCGGTCAAACCACCCTAGTCCTAATTTTCATGATACTCGTATTCGGCGTGGAGTGCAAAGGCGACATCGGCTGGGTCATCATACTAACGATTCTCCAAGGACTTTGCGGAATGTGCTTCG GCTTCGTGATCTCGGCGATCTGTGAGCTCGAAAGAAACGCCATTCAATTGGCTCTAGGAAGTTTCTATCCAACACTTTTGCTCAGTG GTGTAATCTGGCCAATCGAAGGAATGCCTACCGTTCTCCGGTATATATCGCAGGGTCTTCCTTTGACAATGGCAACGACGTCACTGAGATCAATGCTTACACGTGGTTGGTCAATCGGAGAGCCAGATGTTTACAACGGATTCATATCTACGATAATATGGATCGTCGTTTTTCTGACGATAAGCATGCTCGttctaaaattcaaacgaggATAA
- the LOC105689114 gene encoding ABC transporter G family member 23 isoform X1: MTTQDASQSERIRKMFSWSAGLISDGTAGGGGGLVNSITVNSNNESNLDGTMNANPIMATPGMNNVAWNRQQAVSVRHASKTYGSAKNPNHVLQNLDMTVAKGSIYGLLGASGCGKTTLLSCIVGRRRLNSGEIWVLGGKPGTKGSGVPGKRVGYMPQEIALYGEFTIRETMMYFGWIFGMATAEIVDRLKFLLQFLDLPSQNRLVKNLSGGQQRRVSFAVALMHDPELLILDEPTVGVDPLLRQSIWNHLVQITKDGNKTVIITTHYIEEARQAHMIGLMRSGRLLAEQSPGTLLTMYHCASLEDVFLKLSRKQGQYSQPTTELNISNNISLASLNWGKRDEPVYVTEESGVVGLNFHQSKEVLVHDTTNGVGSLYDLNGKPLPGVKGDTSVECDDCGDFTDCYKITSPGKIRALLQKNFLRMWRNVGVMLFIFALPVMQVILFCLAIGRDPTGLKIAIVNHEMTWGNLSCPVEEKECSFERLSCRYIKFLNNDTMTKEYYPDAESAMDAVRQGEAWGALYFTENFTDALVARMVLGRDAEEESLDQSEIRVWLDMSNQQIGLMLARSLQYTYRDFAKNLLELCEQNTKLADVPIQFKDPIYGSNEPSFTDFVAPGVILTIVFFLAVALTSSALIIERMEGLLDRSWVAGVSPGEILFSHVVTQFVVMCGQTTLVLIFMILVFGVECKGDIGWVIILTILQGLCGMCFGFVISAICELERNAIQLALGSFYPTLLLSGVIWPIEGMPTVLRYISQGLPLTMATTSLRSMLTRGWSIGEPDVYNGFISTIIWIVVFLTISMLVLKFKRG; the protein is encoded by the exons ATGACTACTCAGGATGCGTCGCAGAGTGAGAGGATTAGAAAAATGTTCAGCTGGAGCGCTGGATTGATAAG cgATGGTACGGCGGGAGGTGGCGGCGGTTTGGTGAATTCGATCACGGTGAATTCCAACAACGAATCGAATCTCGACGGGACGATGAACGCGAATCCTATAATGGCCACACCAGGGATGAACAACGTTGCCTGGAATCGGCAACAAGCCGTCAGCGTTCGACACGCGTCCAAAACCTACGGAAGCGCGAAAAATCCAAATCACGTATTGCAAAACCTCGACATGACCGTCGCTAAGGGATCCAT ATACGGACTCCTCGGGGCGAGTGGTTGCGGCAAGACGACACTTTTGTCCTGCATCGTCGGTCGGCGAAGGCTGAATTCCGGTGAAATTTGGGTGCTGGGCGGAAAACCTGGTACGAAAGGGTCCGGAGTCCCGGGAAAACGCGTTGGTTACATGCCCCAAGAAATAGCACTTTACGGAGAATTCACCATCAGAGAAACGATGATGTACTTCGGATGGATATTCGGAATGGCAACGGCGGAAATCGTCGACAGGCTCAAATTTTTACTACAATTTTTAGATCTACCTTCTCAAAATCGACTCGTCAAAAATCTCAG TGGTGGACAACAGAGGCGGGTATCCTTTGCAGTTGCACTAATGCACGATCCAGAACTTTTGATTTTGGACGAACCTACCGTCGGGGTTGACCCTCTCCTCAGGCAAAG TATTTGGAATCATCTGGTCCAGATCACCAAAGATGGAAACAAAACTGTCATCATAACTACTCATTACATCGAAGAAGCTAGACAGGCGCATATG ATCGGTTTGATGAGGAGCGGTAGATTATTGGCCGAACAATCTCCGGGGACACTTTTGACCATGTATCATTGTGCCTCCCTCGAAGACGTGTTCCTCAAATTGTCGCGAAAACAAGGACAATATTCTCAACCCACGACGGAATTGAATATCTCGAATAATATCAGCCTG GCGTCCCTGAATTGGGGTAAAAGAGACGAGCCAGTTTATGTTACCGAGGAATCTGGAGTCGTAGGTCTCAATTTCCATCAAAGTAAAGAGGTCCTTGTTCACGACACGACAAACGGCGTTGGAAGTCTGTACGAC TTGAACGGAAAACCGCTTCCAGGAGTGAAAGGAGACACTTCGGTAGAATGCGACGACTGCGGCGATTTTACCGATTGCTACAAGATCACAAGTCCTGGTAAAATACGAGCTCTATTGCAGAAGAATTTCTTAAGGATGTGGAGAAATGTCGG TGTGATGCTCTTCATATTCGCACTGCCAGTTATGCAGGTAATCCTGTTCTGTCTCGCGATTGGAAGGGATCCAACGGGACTGAAAATTGCCATAGTTAATCACGAAATGACCTGGGGAAATTTGAGTTGTCCCGTAGAGGAAAAGGAGTGTAGTTTCGAACGATTGAGTTGCCGATATATAAAATTCCTCAATAACGATACAATGACAAAA GAATATTATCCAGACGCTGAATCGGCCATGGACGCTGTTCGTCAAGGGGAAGCTTGGGGAGCTCTTTACTTCACGGAAAACTTTACGGACGCCTTAGTCGCCCGAATGGTCCTTGGAAGGGACGCTGAAGAGGAAAGTCTTGACCAAAGTGAAATCAGAGTCTGGCTGGACATGTCCA ATCAGCAAATCGGTTTGATGTTGGCCAGAAGTCTTCAGTACACGTACAGAGACTTTGCGAAGAATCTATTGGAACTTTGCGAACAAAACACGAAGTTAGCGGACGTCCCCATTCAGTTCAAGGACCCCATTTACGGCTCGAACGAACCCAGTTTCACGGATTTCGTTGCACCCGGTGTTATCCTAAC GATCGTGTTTTTCTTGGCCGTTGCTCTTACCTCGTCGGCATTGATCATCGAGAGAATGGAGGGTCTTTTGGACAGAAGTTGGGTCGCAGGAGTTTCACcgggtgaaattttattctctcacGTGGTAACGCAGTTCGTTGTCATGTGCGGTCAAACCACCCTAGTCCTAATTTTCATGATACTCGTATTCGGCGTGGAGTGCAAAGGCGACATCGGCTGGGTCATCATACTAACGATTCTCCAAGGACTTTGCGGAATGTGCTTCG GCTTCGTGATCTCGGCGATCTGTGAGCTCGAAAGAAACGCCATTCAATTGGCTCTAGGAAGTTTCTATCCAACACTTTTGCTCAGTG GTGTAATCTGGCCAATCGAAGGAATGCCTACCGTTCTCCGGTATATATCGCAGGGTCTTCCTTTGACAATGGCAACGACGTCACTGAGATCAATGCTTACACGTGGTTGGTCAATCGGAGAGCCAGATGTTTACAACGGATTCATATCTACGATAATATGGATCGTCGTTTTTCTGACGATAAGCATGCTCGttctaaaattcaaacgaggATAA
- the LOC105689093 gene encoding uncharacterized protein LOC105689093 isoform X1 has translation MRNTKTCRLDFCWTDGEPMNQTKRWDLKNKMNEMGRIPELFQIMHSGDQEWPGYKDPDDDDAPVPLLIAEIFRLVPYIGEQYIQFHPKNMPEVKIDRIEVIGIVTNIAPVNKFLSYTVDDGTSAISVLCCIRKLNRTELQESEYRQNEPTGSTEDKSSSPEKIPKSQLSCEIGVEPPSSYDRHIRNLWKRAMKEKVLDEIEIYDYVHVLGYISMNFRNYDINSLKKGDIQLGKLIIFGLDLRRLSESQHNFMSKKLITRIAKERYVKLED, from the exons ATGAGGAATACTAAAACATGTAGGTTGGATTTTTGTTGGACTGATGGTGAACCGATGAACCAAACGAAAAGGTGGGATctcaaaaacaaaatgaacgaaatgGGGCGAATTCCAGAATTATTCCAAATTATGCACTCCGGAGATCAAGAATGGCCTGGTTACAAAGATCCTG atgatgatgatgctcCAGTACCCCTACTCATAGCAGAGATATTTCGTCTTGTTCCCTATATCGGAGAGCAATATATACAATTTCATCCAAAAAATATGCCTGAAGTCAAAATCGATAGGATTGAAGTTATCGGCATTGTTACAAACATAGCACCTGTTAACAAATTTCTCTCTTATACAG TTGATGATGGCACGAGTGCTATATCTGTTTTATGTTGTATAAGAAAATTGAACAGAACAGAATTACAAGAATCAGAGTATAGGCAAAATGAGCCCACTGGTTCTACTGAAGACAAATCTAGCTCACCTGAAAAGATACCCAAATCACAGCTCTCATGTGAAATTGGGGTTGAACCACCTTCTTCTTATGACAGA catATCAGAAATTTGTGGAAACGcgcaatgaaagaaaaggtgcttgacgaaattgaaatttatgacTATGTTCATGTTCTTGGTTATATTtccatgaattttcgaaattatgaTATCAATTCATTAAAGAAAGGGGATATACAACTTGGAAAACTGATCATATTCGGATTGGATCTACGTAGACTAAGTGAAAGCCAACATAATTTCATGTCCAAGAAATTGATAACTCGTATAGCTAAGGAGAGATACGTCAAGCTAGAGGATTGA
- the LOC125499909 gene encoding uncharacterized protein LOC125499909: MKWIEFRRYGEPPDRATVPCYRPATLQETSNVNLKIAKRNDAFDYYLREDESAMTLKKDLEAMEEARKSGQSLTRDLVTKKQEIKIELEHKRVELHRQQNLRHMTGDEVYDVDGRVLIPELERRLFNTVMNMEKDFSEINYQLIKANEELEGLVEKEINARNKLEYGFQIFCDKIYDYVIDTPKEKDDSGEAKKNSLDLEENIESKFTDLQRMMRLMIEKKHTEKKANWRNHVGIDATK; this comes from the exons ATGAAATGGATAGAATTTCGCCGATACGGAGAACCACCTGATAGAGCCACCGTGCCTTGTTATCGGCCAGCAACTTTGCAGGAGACATCAAACGTGAACTTGAAG ATTGCGAAAAGAAACGATGCCTTTGACTATTATCTCAGAGAAGACGAATCCGCTATGACCTTGAAGAAAGATTTAGAGGCCATGGAGGAAGCCAGAAAAAGTGGACAGTCATTAACTAGGGATTTGGTAAcgaagaaacaagaaattaaaattgaattagaGCATAAACGAGTAGAATTACACAGACAACAAAACCTCAGGCATATGACCGGTGATGAAGTTTATGACGTAGATGGAAGAGTTCTGATTCCAGAATTAGAACGGCGATTATTTAACACAGTTATGAATATGGAAAAAGATTTTAGCGAAATAAACTATCAGCTAATAAAGGCTAATGAAGAACTCGAAGGATTAGTTGAGAAGGAAATCAACGCTCGTAACAAACTTGAATACGGTTTCCAAATATTCTGCGATAAAATCTATGACTATGTAATCGACACCCCGAAAGAAAAGGATGACAGCGGAGAAGCAAAGAAGAATTCACTCGATCTCGAGGAAAATATTGAGTCCAAGTTTACAGATCTGCAGAGAATGATGCGACTCATGATCGaa AAAAAACACactgaaaaaaaagctaaTTGGCGAAATCACGTGGGAATCGATGCAACAAAATGA
- the LOC105689093 gene encoding uncharacterized protein LOC105689093 isoform X2, with protein sequence MRNTKTCRLDFCWTDGEPMNQTKRWDLKNKMNEMGRIPELFQIMHSGDQEWPGYKDPDDDDAPVPLLIAEIFRLVPYIGEQYIQFHPKNMPEVKIDRIEVIGIVTNIAPVNKFLSYTVDDGTSAISVLCCIRKLNRTELQESEYRQNEPTGSTEDKSSSPEKIPKSQLSCEIGVEPPSSYDRSYYFSAYQKFVETRNERKGA encoded by the exons ATGAGGAATACTAAAACATGTAGGTTGGATTTTTGTTGGACTGATGGTGAACCGATGAACCAAACGAAAAGGTGGGATctcaaaaacaaaatgaacgaaatgGGGCGAATTCCAGAATTATTCCAAATTATGCACTCCGGAGATCAAGAATGGCCTGGTTACAAAGATCCTG atgatgatgatgctcCAGTACCCCTACTCATAGCAGAGATATTTCGTCTTGTTCCCTATATCGGAGAGCAATATATACAATTTCATCCAAAAAATATGCCTGAAGTCAAAATCGATAGGATTGAAGTTATCGGCATTGTTACAAACATAGCACCTGTTAACAAATTTCTCTCTTATACAG TTGATGATGGCACGAGTGCTATATCTGTTTTATGTTGTATAAGAAAATTGAACAGAACAGAATTACAAGAATCAGAGTATAGGCAAAATGAGCCCACTGGTTCTACTGAAGACAAATCTAGCTCACCTGAAAAGATACCCAAATCACAGCTCTCATGTGAAATTGGGGTTGAACCACCTTCTTCTTATGACAGA tcttattatttttcagcatATCAGAAATTTGTGGAAACGcgcaatgaaagaaaaggtgcttga
- the LOC105689067 gene encoding kinesin-like protein KIF9: MEQNFKSTESKNIEIFVRILPSMDVSESFLKIADNRKDIYVRCIQDMKRDRILKSPSPIFWRFPTDGIFYNDSQEEVYKGVTKNLLDNVLGGVHCVLLSQGQIGTGKSFTIGGLRHSYEHRGIIVRLLSDMFEEKRIRKYSNAIEYRMNYVEIYKNQVKDLLASKNEERRFNIRDASKQITLASVNSEDETLKTIFEGEARKEIGKGTNYEASHRCTSVLTFHVENTSLITSRAVASHAKVNSNLLIVGINLVDMAGVDFFGKSSCQKSTEHLRNANLEKTLMEQYILALHNSQKSKTSYRQSNSNLIKYLGDAFHLGSLLRFIGHVRFTNEDLVLTLSTLRFSSIVKKLKPEKMKYNFGSELTQDTDKLRAEVSGLREELELNEMLLNQEASTNLSPERVKRIEEDAIDFINGNLDDLTLLSVSQAQILLKKFKEIFAKLVL, from the exons ATGGAGCAAAACTTCAAATCTACAGAATCCAAGAATATAGAAATTTTTGTCCGGATCCTGCCTTCGATGGATGTTTCCGAATCTTTTTTAAAGATAGCAGATAACAGAAAA GACATATACGTGCGATGCATACAAGATATGAAGCGGGATAGGATCTTAAAATCTCCAAGTCCTATTTTTTGGCGGTTTCCGACGGATGGAATTTTCTACAATGATTCTCAGGAAGAAGTATACAAAGGAGTTACCAAAAACCTTCTCGACAA CGTTTTAGGAGGGGTTCATTGCGTTCTCCTAAGTCAAGGGCAAATCGGTACCGGAAAGAGTTTCACGATTGGCGGATTACGGCACAGTTATGAg caCAGAGGTATAATTGTGCGGTTATTATCGGAtatgtttgaagaaaaacggaTCCGAAAGTATTCTAATGCAATTGAATACCGTATGAATTACGtggaaatttataaaaatcaaGTCAAAGATTTGCTTGCcagtaaaaatgaagaacggAGATTCAACATCCGTGATGCATCGAAG CAGATAACTTTGGCTAGCGTGAATAGCGAAGATGAGACATTAAAAACAATATTCGAAGGTGAAGCTCGCAAGGAAATCGGAAAAGGAACGAATTACGAAGCATCCCATCGGTGCACGAGTGTCCTTACTTTTCACGTGGAAAATACCAGTTTGATAACATCGAGGGCTGTCGCATCTCACGCAAAAGTTAACAGCAATCTGCTCATCGTCGGCATAAatct AGTAGACATGGCTGGTGTCGATTTTTTCGGGAAATCCAGCTGCCAAAAATCAACGGAACATCTTCGAAACGCGAATTTAGAAAAAACGCTAATGGAACAATACATTCTTGCTTTACACAATTCCCAAAAATCCAAGACGTCGTATCGTCAGAGCAACAGTAACTTAATCAAATATTTGGGAGACGCTTTCCATCTTGGCTCTTTATTGCG TTTCATCGGCCATGTTCGTTTTACAAATGAAGACCTGGTGTTGACACTGTCGACGTTAAGATTCAGCAGTATCGTAAAAAAGCTTAaacctgaaaaaatgaaatacaatttCGGGTCCGAATTAACTCAGGATACCGACAAATTAAGGGCGGAAGTTTCGGGACTCAGAGAAGAGCTGGAACTCAATGAGATGCTTCTGAACCAAGAAGCGTCCACGAATTTGTCACCTGAAAGAGTGAAACGGATCGAGGAAGATGCGATCGACTTTATTAATGGCAATTTAGACGACTTGACGCTACTAAGCGTCTCGCAAGCTCAAATATTGCTcaagaaattcaaagaaatattTGCAAAGTTAGTGCTCTAG